One genomic window of Leptospira paudalimensis includes the following:
- a CDS encoding nuclear transport factor 2 family protein encodes MRPVLLLATLVLGSVGVFAKTSRISSDKVLETFFNEFGKGNMAGVISCFHEKTVITAVRTGSRNEGQLYGSYQGLKGVEDFLSNMGKEFDTKQFQVENIVGKGNVAYASGSFLHIIKDTGKPFQSDWALKVELKDGKIISYHFYEDSASYLLASRK; translated from the coding sequence ATGAGGCCTGTATTGTTGTTGGCAACATTGGTGTTGGGAAGTGTAGGGGTATTCGCTAAAACAAGCCGAATTTCCAGTGATAAGGTATTGGAAACGTTTTTTAACGAATTTGGGAAAGGAAATATGGCAGGAGTTATCAGTTGTTTTCATGAGAAAACTGTCATCACAGCAGTTCGTACTGGAAGTCGAAACGAAGGTCAGTTATATGGATCTTACCAAGGACTCAAAGGTGTGGAAGATTTTCTTTCCAATATGGGAAAAGAATTTGATACAAAACAATTCCAAGTAGAAAACATCGTTGGGAAAGGGAATGTCGCTTATGCTAGTGGATCTTTCCTCCATATCATCAAAGACACAGGCAAACCATTCCAAAGTGATTGGGCACTCAAGGTTGAATTAAAAGATGGAAAAATTATTTCCTATCATTTTTATGAAGACAGTGCTTCCTATCTTTTGGCTTCTAGAAAATAA